ACCGCGATGACTGGACCATAGATCTGCGACCGGCTGGTCAGTATCTTTTCCGGGACTGGTTGATGTTTGAGCTGGCTTACCAGTATGAACGTAGAGAATCGACTGATGATTTTTTTGACTATGATTCCAATTCGGTTATTTTTACGATTAATCTGGCATTATAAGACGTTATTTTTGTTTTAAATAAGTAAAAGTTGCCCCGTACCGTCGGTATATTATATACTCACTGTACGGGGTTTTTTATTTATCACCTGAATCCTGCAATTGGCAAGTTCAGAGTATGCCCGCTTTTCTCATCAGTTCAGGTGGCGTCAGCTTCAAACTGTTGATAACAAAGTAGATTGGGTAGATTTGTTGAATTACAGGGTTCAGCCGAAAGGTTTGGGGAAAGGAAGGATAATTATGAAACGAGCGATTACTTTAATGATTCTGGTTTTCATCTTCTCTTCAGGAATCGCCGGATCAGTTCTGGCTGATGATTATCGTACCGGGCCCGGTGATGTCCTCAAAATCATAGTATATGACAATGATGATCTGACGGCGAAAGTCCGTATCTCTGATGCGGGAACAATAGTCATGCCCCTTCTTGGCCGGATCGATATCAATAAGTTGACAATTGATCAGATTACGGAAAAAATCACCCGTCTTCTTGCCGATGGATATCTTGTCAATCCACAGGTGAATGTCTTTGTAGAGGAATACAGATCCAAAAAAGTTGTAGTTCTGGGAAATGTAAGGAGGCCCGGGATAACGGAATTGACGGGACCGATTACTTTTCTGGAATTGATTTCCCGTTCGGGCGGCCTTGAAAAGGATGCCGGGGATACTGCAACCATCCAGCGAAAAGAGGATGGCGGGGAGAAGGTCATTGTCATTGATTTGAGGGCTCTTATAGAAAGGGGAGATCTTTCTCAGAATATAGTGATACAGGATGGAGATACGGTTTTTGTTTCAAAGGCCGGTATGTGTTTTATTACCGGTGAAGTCAATTCTCCCGGAACCTATCCATGCGGGGATAAGGGTACTGTGCTGAAACTGGTTGCCCTGTCAGGAGGTTTTACCGGTAAGGCTTCAAAATCAGGTATAAATATTGTCCGAATAATAAACAATAAAAAAACAGTCATTGAGGATGTGGACTTGAGTACACCTCTTGTGGACAACGACGTGGTTGTTGTTCCGGAAAGCTTTTTTTGATTTATGCTCCTTAAATTCAAGGTTCATCTCAATGCAGCAGGAAAGAAGATTATATGGAGAACTCGCCATACTGGGAAATGATAGACGATGGAGATGATGGGGGAATTGATTTCAAGACATATATCGGCATCATCAGGAAGAGGTGGGGTCTTATTCTTTCCGTGGTGTGTTTTGTCCTGCTTGTAACAATAGTGGT
The DNA window shown above is from Desulfomarina profundi and carries:
- a CDS encoding polysaccharide biosynthesis/export family protein, whose protein sequence is MKRAITLMILVFIFSSGIAGSVLADDYRTGPGDVLKIIVYDNDDLTAKVRISDAGTIVMPLLGRIDINKLTIDQITEKITRLLADGYLVNPQVNVFVEEYRSKKVVVLGNVRRPGITELTGPITFLELISRSGGLEKDAGDTATIQRKEDGGEKVIVIDLRALIERGDLSQNIVIQDGDTVFVSKAGMCFITGEVNSPGTYPCGDKGTVLKLVALSGGFTGKASKSGINIVRIINNKKTVIEDVDLSTPLVDNDVVVVPESFF